tttccctccatctctgTGCATCACTCTTGGTAACATTAACAGAAAGAAGGTACAATAATTATATTGGATGGCTGTGTAATACAAAAATGTTACTTCCTATTCCTGCCTGCTGTGACCAGCAAAGCTGGATATATTGCTGAAAattgaatatgaagaaaaaaaaaattgactaacAAAATTATGATTAGTAAGTGGCAGTAGTAGTGATATGAAGTATGTGCGAGGAAAACTGTCTCATACTATTTGGATAGTACAAATGAAATGACAATTGGAAATTGGGAAATGGCAAACatgcagaaagagaaaatattgcaAAAGGGAGGTATGGAGTCTTGTCAGTGCTCTCGAGTGTTCCTGTTCACCTAGCCTACAACCAGCACACCTGTCAGAGTAGCTGTTCAAGTAAGCCTATTTTCCATATTTTGGGCCATATGCAGGCAGTGAACCATTCAGATCCAAAAGGTTAAGAATGGCccacctgcaagtcctcaggAAACTTTGTTGCTGTTAACAGGCATAATATGCTATTCTTTTCATGAACTTTTTGGATCCAGGCACCTTGTAGTAACCTTCTGGTGGGGTTTATATGCCATGCACCAGAGAGTAGAGATTCCTTGCCGCCCTTTACAGTATCCTTTTTCTGCATTAAGCTAGTTAGCTTATGCAGAACATAGAACTTGCAATTTTCCTACATAATGTTAAATGACTACAGTAagacttgtatatatgtatgtgtatgtatagttttttttttttttttttccccctttatctttcATGAAGAAAAGGATTTGGTAGCTCTTTTTGTGTATTAGAAATTAGGAATAGGATTTTaggtatatttataattttaagaaCAGAGCTGCTAATGTGTTAGGAACTATGTTTGGCTCATTACTTCTAAGTTGGAAGATGTACTATAAGTAAAATCTAATTGATTACCCCAACAGTGTAAGGACACCTGGAGGTCGCTTGGTGTACCAGTATGTAAAGAAACGTGGAAAGCGTGCAGCTTGCGGTAACTGCAAGAGAGAGCTTGCAGGTGTTGTTCGCTGCCGTCCTTACGAGCTCAAAAGAATGCCCAAGTACAAGAAGAAAGTGAGCCGTGCCTATGGTGGTTCTCTTTGCCATACATGTGTTCGCGAAAGGTAAagaccatatttttaaaaatagaatatagtAGACTGGTTAGAGGTGGGCGAGaataatttttttgtacttttatttatGCCTATTTAAACCGAAATGATTATTTCAGTAAAGGTGAAAAGGACAATGGGCATGTCATTATAAACTGGGCCTGATATTTTAACCTCTTTTCAGAGTTGTACGCGCTTTCCTGATTGAAGAACAGAAGATCGTGGTTAAGGTACTCAAGGCACAgaaggctgctgctgctgctgcaggaGGATCTAAGAAGTGAattaaataaagaggagaaaaaagtttCTATCATTAACCACTTTTAAAAATTAGACTGACCAAAGGGTGACAAAAGTGCACAAAAACTGTTTTGAGTTTGTGTGTCAGTATTCCTTAATCCATTGGATGTGGGTACTTAAAATCAACAATACTTGTTGTGAACTGTGTATGCACAGTGATGGTTCCACAAATGCTCAGCCACCAATAAGTCAATTTGTATTGCTTTGTGACCTAGTCAAATTTCCTTCTAATGTTCATTCTTATAAGCTCAGTTtgccatatttatttatttttttacaatactctcttgatactgtaatatatatcttttctgtaGTGAGGACAATCAGGCCAGGTTTTCCCAAGTTAATATTGGTTATTGACAGATTAATTATACAGTCAGGTATTAAATCATAACTCCCCAAAACCAGTAAAAGGTTAGTTGAGATTGGGGGGAACCGATTATTTGACTCAGTGATTTTAACACTTAGAACCATCAGTGTGTAAACAAATACTATAATCACAATGGCCATAACAAGTATGATAACCAAGATGGCAATGTGTCAAGTGCTTATTAGAGAATCCTAATCCTCTTatcataaatttaaatttcatgttAAAACTGGTAAAttatgattgagggttttttaaTCTGTATTGCAGCAAGGTACGCTGTTCATACAAGTAGGGTTTTTTTTACTGGATTTGTAGGTAGAGAAGACCAGAAAttactttcaattattttttcataactttCATTCAGTATTTTTGCTTGACTAGGaaacattaaccctttcccaacgagtagtattcatagtggcccctgctgggggcttatatcgtcacccttgCATACGCGACCgttcatgcccaataccagcatcccttgccttttctttgtaatactaagagcatatgttgtattttcaaaattattttccaaggtctctatttgccatatttcctgataaatcaagactgtacgatattttttttgttatatagactccatagttgatcattatttgctctatagtttgaataaaataagcagtgggtgGCATCATGAGTTGAAActgtagtccccccccccccccaggttattttataagataatataatccTGTTAAAACTAAagttatcacttccatatagattattttttttttatatactttatgttCAGAGTTTTTATAAgaacgttcccccccccctcaaaaaaaaaaaaaaaaaaaaatacattggtattttcacgtggttttacctcatcacttcgtgaatactatacAATATCTCTGGCCAATTGTAGTCGATTGCCGACAGTGTAAAAGTGTTTAAAACTACTtgatcacattttcagtggcagaaaccgtattttgccataattgtaaaaaaaaaaaaaaaaaaaaaaatggcatggccatacatacaccatggcatgtacgtacatgccccggcagatagtccaggcatgccatggcatgcacgtacatgccacccatcgggaaagggttaatgtacCCCAGCTCCCACTCTCtatccttttcactaccatactaccctgtagtactgttcaacctgtaactttacctTAATCATTAACCATTGTTTCTAACCCTTTTCACTGCTCTGCTTTACCATAGCGCCATATGATCTATTGATGTCAAATAACACTTCTTTACCTGGAAGCTTTGCCTCTTAAGCCTCACACTGTCATTATGTTTTGAAATACACCATTAATAACTTTAAATGTTGACGTGGCAGAAAAtcttcaataaataataatagtcaaggggtggaaagagaggaagtaaaTGGCGGGTAGGATAGGGattaagagaagggggaagggtttagGATAAAAGGTGAATAGATCAAATGGAGGGTGTGTGTCTGAGGAAGGAGCATAgtcaatttatttaaaattttctatgtcaacatctaaggtcatcagTAGCATATTCAAAATAGTGATAGCGtgaagcttgggggggggggggggggatgactccaggtaaggaagtgctacATAACATCAAAGGTCTTATGGCAAATTAGAGTTGCATAAAGTTAAGAaagagttaatgattagggtaaagttccccccccccccaatcccttgcccgttgttgtcgtggaggggcttaggaggcggagactgggacccaatgatggggaactccccaaccttgggactcagccctcgactcaactaatttgcatggtctttattttccttccacctttcgtttctgtcccttaaCCAAACcctctgctatccacctcctaaggtgtgagagccgtgctgaaaggatgaaaggctgactttgtgccagtcctgaacggccatGAGggagagccatgggcacggtattcccctgatttagttatctagcccttacccctcaaggggaccctgaggggtggactgtttatccctaacataatccaggcttaccatggccaataatgaaaacttatctccactattaggggcaatgaggcttgcccctttatcaaatagccccaaagatgtaaactcatccgattccctgaccccaggctctcctttgaccacggctccgaaacaCTGCCAacaactacccctcatcaatgcctactagtacagtagccaacaaccaatccttaaggaacatttccactttcccagcacgctcaacttcatcacctctaccccacaacctccaacatcaaccacccatcctcccttattaataccttacagccttattgcccacctccccataaaaactacctccctcaacactactccatcgtcacgcacccgcccttcgactaccctatcactacaacaatattgaataccctcttcagcgcagccaaaatgggaccgatttttgtgatccctcccacagctccctactctgacaacaccttctcttccaacaatgtctccaaaaacaagtaggtaaagtctctttccgtagccgacccgaccgctcccgtcttgtcacagtaacatccggaaaaaccaagctatagcattaacaaaactaacagacatatatggtaaccccatccttgcagaaccccatccaaaccCTTAAtagttgcaccggaacagtttcaatctccccagcaaattgcccaatctatgacaaagattggtcagattgtggagaagacctacttgcctgtctcacagactatgatgcaacgtcagtacaatgctactccattccccccagaggtaatcgaaagaaacccactaacatagccaaaattaccttccgtagacatgaccttccctttaacgtctatataggaggagaatccctccctgttcgtccataccaacctcctccacgtcagtgccaaaattgttggcgtctaggacacccagccaaacattgccgttccacagccagatgcccacctggccatacccgatctaactgccctgcacaatcacgcacatgtgccaactgtggcggccccataatgtattttataggggctgtcccacctacaaatttgagtctgaggtagcaactctcagattcaaacttggactcacactacgtgaagccagacaagaagcacgtcgacgtggtttctctcttactccttactccagtaatactgcccattctaccaattctcctaaacccaccccccctacatctaaacccccctcttctacctcctaccttccccagtcaaactcttttgccatcctaaatccagacactccaatctctactacagatatctcaatcaccaccacaaccccaacaccttcccctctccctcctcgcactacccgtaacagacagaacaaacgttccaccccctcttcccctaccacacaatcacctccaccttcctttactcctttgcttgagacaccagtcctctcttccccccctcacaagaaatcctatattcccaaaactcccaaaccaactcagaagaagaaaccattgaaaatattcaagattacctaatgaaaactgacactcaacctccaaatcttacaactcctgctccttccacactccaagtaactgctgatatccatcctcctcctgacgatatcccccctacacccaatcctcctaccccctcccaacacagcccatctaacacatcctccaataccaatccccaattatcattttctcatccatacttatcaatcagaaaacaccttatgtcacacctccctttcaaaccaatgtcccttgcacagttatccgtatcttccttgttccttatgtaatgttcccctttcaatcccacacatcctattatcgtgcccacgttttgaaacaacccgtactctgcttccccatctatcctcccttcaccgacctcccaacctatcagacatcctttcagaatcccacactttctgcttcaacaacctattctctttcctcaaaacgtatacatatccttcatctaatctaactccttaccacacccgaccctaaccctttcactcaccaattcctttgcccagcttagacaactaatcactaactcaaccacccttcccaaacattaactatagtgctacatgaccttagatgtctagcacatttctcttgcttttaaccattaaccattagggTAAAGTTATAGGTTGAACGGTACCTGAGGGTGGTATGGTAGTGATAAAAGTAGAGGGGGAGCTGATGGAGTTGCCATATCAGTCTAAAGGCCTGTCAAGACTTGTGGCCTTACTGATAGGCAAGAATGGGCACACTTGATGGGTAAACCGTCAAATTGCCCGAGCACAAAATGAGGGAAATCACCAGGTGGTGTGTCCCGTAgaatgttttgtcttttttcattatatatagctCCACCTTTGCagcagcagcccccccccccccccttccttgttcGTTCTCATTGAAGGAGCATTTAGGAGACAGACTAGGGGAtaacccctgccttggacctcagcccttgcctatactaagacctttgatgtctagcacactcCTCTGGACAGGCCTAAAGGCTGGCACAAATATTTAGGAATTGAAAAGCCATGCCTGTTCTTTAAGAAAAGTTCAGAATTGAGTGCCTGGTCAGTCATGTGATAGAAAACTAAGTGTGTGCTCTGTAGTGGGGCCACTACTCACTATAGTAACACTACAATGTAAAGTACTTTCGTGATAGGCTGGAACTATTCCTGCTATGGAAAGGGCCTTATAGACTacttgaaaattttaaacccatctCCATGATGCGAACTTACATtgactttacatttattttcacttattaaaaattttctattgcatcaacatctaaggttatTAGCGGCATATTCAAAATAAAGCAATAAGGTGTGGCTTGAGGATAGCATACTGTTACTGAAAGGTTGAATGAGCAATTAG
The genomic region above belongs to Penaeus monodon isolate SGIC_2016 chromosome 16, NSTDA_Pmon_1, whole genome shotgun sequence and contains:
- the LOC119582536 gene encoding 60S ribosomal protein L34-like; its protein translation is MVRLTLRRRLSYNTASNKRRIVRTPGGRLVYQYVKKRGKRAACGNCKRELAGVVRCRPYELKRMPKYKKKVSRAYGGSLCHTCVRERVVRAFLIEEQKIVVKVLKAQKAAAAAAGGSKK